One Acidimicrobiia bacterium genomic region harbors:
- a CDS encoding aldo/keto reductase, whose translation MNLRPLGRTGIRVSELCLGAMTFGREADEATSRRMLDRFLDAGGNFVDTADVYSEGASEAITGRALGARREQVVLATKVRFPTGAGPNDVGLSRRHIRLGIEASLRRLGTDWIDLYQVHCWDQRTPLEETLSTLNDLVREGKVRYLGASNFAAWHLATALGTSARHGWEAFSSLQPEYSLITRDIERELLPLCRAEHLAVLPWSPLGGGILTGKYRPGEDLPSGTRGGDAEEPITFTYRLDDRAWRIVDAVGKVAADTGKTPAQVALNWVTSRPGITAPIIGARTLDQLEDNLAAVGWELAEDHRNALFWASAFPRGYPYDFIEFANHD comes from the coding sequence GTGAACCTGCGACCGTTGGGCCGAACCGGCATTCGGGTGTCCGAGCTGTGCCTCGGGGCGATGACGTTCGGCCGGGAAGCCGACGAGGCCACGAGCCGACGCATGCTGGACCGCTTCCTCGACGCCGGCGGCAACTTCGTGGACACGGCCGACGTGTACTCCGAGGGCGCGTCCGAGGCGATCACCGGCCGCGCCCTCGGCGCCAGGCGTGAGCAGGTCGTGCTGGCGACGAAGGTGCGGTTCCCGACTGGCGCCGGCCCGAACGACGTGGGCCTCTCGCGCCGTCACATCCGCCTCGGGATCGAGGCGTCGCTGCGTCGCCTCGGCACCGACTGGATCGACCTGTACCAGGTCCACTGCTGGGACCAGCGGACGCCGCTCGAGGAGACGCTCTCGACGCTCAACGACCTGGTCCGGGAGGGCAAGGTCCGCTACCTGGGAGCGAGCAACTTCGCGGCCTGGCACCTCGCCACCGCGCTCGGGACCTCGGCCCGTCACGGTTGGGAGGCGTTCTCGTCGCTGCAGCCGGAGTACTCGCTCATCACCCGGGACATCGAGCGGGAGCTGCTGCCGCTGTGCCGCGCCGAGCACCTGGCGGTGCTGCCGTGGAGCCCGCTCGGGGGCGGCATCCTGACGGGCAAGTACCGGCCGGGCGAGGACCTGCCGAGTGGGACCCGCGGCGGGGACGCCGAGGAGCCCATCACCTTCACCTACCGGCTCGACGACCGGGCCTGGCGGATCGTGGACGCGGTCGGGAAGGTCGCCGCCGACACCGGCAAGACGCCGGCGCAGGTGGCCCTGAACTGGGTGACCTCCCGGCCGGGCATCACGGCGCCGATCATCGGGGCCCGCACCCTCGACCAGCTCGAGGACAACCTCGCCGCGGTCGGCTGGGAGCTCGCCGAGGACCACCGCAACGCCCTCTTCTGGGCCAGCGCGTTCCCGCGGGGCTACCCGTACGACTTCATCGAGTTCGCCAACCACGACTGA